The Fortiea contorta PCC 7126 genome has a segment encoding these proteins:
- the btpA gene encoding photosystem I biogenesis protein BtpA, with amino-acid sequence MDLYQLFKTQTPIIGVVHLLPLPTSPRWGGSLKAVIDRAEQEATALASGGVDGIIVENFFDAPFTKNQVNPAVVSAMTVVVQRIQNLITLPVGLNVLRNDGHSAMAIASCVRAQFIRVNVLTGVMATDQGLIEGEAHQLLRYRRELGSDIKIFADVLVKHARPLSSPNLTVAVKDTIERGLADAVILSGWATGDPPSVEDLELGSGSAGDTPVFIGSGANWENVATLMQAANGVIVSSSLKRHGRIEQPIDPIRVSQFVEAAHRSWNSKGETKSIPSVSLHS; translated from the coding sequence GTGGACTTATATCAGCTATTTAAAACTCAAACACCGATTATTGGTGTGGTTCATTTATTACCATTGCCTACCTCACCCCGTTGGGGAGGCAGTTTAAAAGCAGTAATTGACCGTGCCGAACAAGAAGCAACAGCCTTGGCAAGTGGCGGAGTTGACGGTATTATTGTCGAAAATTTTTTCGACGCGCCGTTTACTAAAAATCAAGTGAATCCGGCGGTTGTGAGTGCGATGACTGTGGTGGTGCAGCGCATCCAAAATTTAATCACTTTGCCTGTGGGCTTAAACGTTTTGCGGAATGATGGTCATAGCGCCATGGCGATCGCTAGCTGCGTGCGTGCCCAATTTATTCGTGTCAATGTCTTGACAGGAGTTATGGCCACCGACCAAGGGCTAATCGAGGGAGAAGCCCATCAACTCCTGCGTTATCGCCGGGAATTAGGCAGTGATATTAAAATCTTTGCTGATGTCTTGGTGAAGCACGCCCGTCCTTTGAGTTCGCCCAATCTCACAGTCGCCGTCAAAGACACAATTGAGCGGGGTTTAGCCGATGCGGTGATTTTGTCTGGCTGGGCGACTGGTGATCCTCCTAGCGTGGAAGATTTGGAATTAGGCAGCGGCTCGGCAGGTGACACCCCAGTATTTATCGGTAGTGGGGCGAATTGGGAAAATGTTGCTACACTGATGCAGGCAGCAAATGGTGTGATTGTTTCCAGTTCCTTGAAGCGCCACGGACGGATAGAGCAACCAATTGACCCCATTCGTGTGAGTCAATTTGTCGAAGCTGCCCACCGGAGTTGGAACTCTAAAGGTGAAACTAAATCAATTCCTTCAGTAAGTTTACATTCTTAA
- a CDS encoding vitamin K epoxide reductase family protein: MIRRRSTPWIHKWSRPLIAGVAGFGALITGYLTVEKLTGGSAACVAQAGVKGCNDVLASPWATVLGQPLALFGFLAYVGMVILALAPLVLPLGDNNSRKQLENNTWWLLLVGAIAMSVFSGYLMYLLAFQIQALCPYCIGSAFFSFSLLVLTIIGRPWDDIGQILFTAIIVGMVTLIGTLGVYASVNQPSGIADSTPGKPEKISFVPKADPQPGIGWQVTTTSGEAETALARHLAQVGAKEYSAYWCPHCHEQKLLFGREAEQIIDENVKVECAPGGLNAKPEVCQAAKIQGFPTWIINGKSYSGVQNLEELAKVSDYKGPRNFKYFK; the protein is encoded by the coding sequence ATGATTCGCCGCCGCTCTACTCCTTGGATTCATAAATGGTCGCGCCCACTAATTGCCGGTGTTGCTGGCTTTGGTGCCTTAATTACGGGCTATCTCACTGTGGAAAAGCTGACAGGAGGTAGTGCAGCTTGTGTGGCGCAGGCTGGTGTCAAAGGTTGCAATGATGTACTTGCTAGTCCTTGGGCTACAGTTTTGGGTCAGCCATTAGCCTTGTTTGGGTTTTTGGCATACGTTGGTATGGTAATCTTGGCTTTAGCTCCCTTAGTATTACCGCTAGGGGATAATAATAGCCGCAAACAACTAGAAAATAACACATGGTGGTTGCTGTTAGTAGGAGCGATCGCTATGTCTGTGTTTAGCGGTTATCTGATGTACTTGCTGGCTTTTCAAATTCAAGCCCTTTGTCCTTACTGTATTGGTTCGGCCTTCTTCTCCTTTAGTTTGTTGGTGCTGACGATTATTGGTCGCCCTTGGGATGATATTGGACAAATTCTTTTTACCGCTATTATTGTGGGGATGGTAACACTGATCGGGACTTTGGGTGTTTATGCCAGTGTGAATCAACCCAGTGGTATCGCTGACTCAACTCCGGGAAAACCCGAAAAAATTAGCTTCGTTCCTAAAGCCGATCCTCAACCAGGAATTGGTTGGCAAGTTACCACAACTTCCGGTGAAGCGGAAACAGCTTTAGCGCGTCATTTGGCTCAAGTAGGTGCTAAAGAATACAGCGCTTATTGGTGTCCTCATTGTCATGAACAGAAGCTGCTTTTTGGTCGAGAAGCAGAACAGATTATTGATGAAAATGTGAAAGTAGAGTGCGCTCCTGGCGGACTCAATGCTAAACCAGAAGTATGTCAAGCAGCGAAAATACAAGGGTTTCCCACTTGGATCATTAATGGTAAAAGTTATAGTGGTGTGCAAAATCTAGAGGAATTAGCAAAAGTTTCTGATTACAAAGGCCCCCGCAACTTTAAGTATTTCAAGTAA